ACATTCTAAAGCATTGCAGACTCCCGGACGCTGAACTTTGGCATTATAGATTATATCCAAAGCTTCCTCTGCGTCAGCATCTTCATGAACATAAATATGGCAAACCCCTTTATAATGCTTAAGCACAGGCATGGTGGCATCATTGACCACAGCCCTGATAAGCCCTTCCCCGCCTCTTGGAATGACAACATCTATATATTCATCTAATTTGAGCATAACCTTTACAGCTTCCCGGTCAGCAGTAGGCAAAGCCACTACACCATTTTCAGGCAGTCCGGCAGCTTTCAAGGCCTGAGAAATGAGCCCTGTCAGACATTTGTTGGAGTTAAAAGCTTCAGAACCTCCCCTTAATATAACAGCGTTTCCTGCCTTGAGGCAAAGAATAGCTGAGTCAACAGTCACGTTGGGCCTTGACTCATAAATTATGGCCACAACTCCGAGAGGAACCCGCATCCGACCTACCATTATTCCAGAGGGCCTTCTGATCATTCCATCTATGGCCCCAACAGGATCCTGCATGGCAGCAACTTCTTCACAGGCTGAAGCCATGGATTCAACTACAGCCGGTGTAATTTCAAGGCGTTCAAGGCGGGCCTTGTCCAAACTGTTTTGTCTGGCCTGTTCAAGGTCAACCTCATTGGCTGCGGTTATTTCTTTCTGACTTGAACGTAAAAGATCGGCAAGCACAAGAAGCGCTTTGTCTTTTTTTGCACCTTCAGCAGAGGATAGTTGTCTTGACGCCTTACGGGCCTGAAAAGCTGTATTTTCTACCTGTTCTTTTATTGTCATACATAACCTCCTTAAAATACATGTTGACAAAAGCAATAATGATCATGACCCGGATCTTCAGCCTTCAGCCTAATTCAAGATCATTGTTTCAGTTGGGCTGTGGGCCGGAATGGCTGTAAATTATGTTAGCCCTAATATTTCTGGACCAGAACTACGCCCAGAATAAGAAATAAAACTCCTGCAACCCTCCATATGCTCACTGGCTGCACAGGGTAACCTATTAATCCAAAATGGTCCAGAATTAGTGAGGCAGCCATTTGAGCAGTGATAAGTGAAGCCAGCAG
The nucleotide sequence above comes from Desulfonatronovibrio magnus. Encoded proteins:
- a CDS encoding glutamate-5-semialdehyde dehydrogenase; the encoded protein is MTIKEQVENTAFQARKASRQLSSAEGAKKDKALLVLADLLRSSQKEITAANEVDLEQARQNSLDKARLERLEITPAVVESMASACEEVAAMQDPVGAIDGMIRRPSGIMVGRMRVPLGVVAIIYESRPNVTVDSAILCLKAGNAVILRGGSEAFNSNKCLTGLISQALKAAGLPENGVVALPTADREAVKVMLKLDEYIDVVIPRGGEGLIRAVVNDATMPVLKHYKGVCHIYVHEDADAEEALDIIYNAKVQRPGVCNALECLLVNRKIAGVLLPMVAQKLGLNGVRFRACQESMSQLGQTASPATNKDWGYEFLDLILAVKVVGDQDEAQDHIAQYGSNHSEAILTKDYNAAMRFVREVDASAVLVNASTRFNDGGQFGLGAEIGISTSKIHAYGPMGIKELTSTKFVVYGQGQVRA